The genome window AGAATGAGTTACACACATGCGGCACTATGAAAATCACCACAGTACCATCACAATCTGAAGAAGACTGTGAATCAAGTGCTGCCCCATGTTTAGGGCTGGATAGGGTGAGGCCTCAATTCTAGATATGCTAGCAATTTGTATTTTGGGTATTTCAGCACTCACAAAAGGACTGAAATGGATACTGTAGCTCTTGAATACACTATGATTTGTTGTGTTAGAATGACCATCAGATAACCACGTGCGTCTGTTGGACTAGTGCGGGGTGGAGAACTTGCGGCAGCACAACATTCATCACAAATAAACTGGTTGGTGATGCCCTTTGTCTGTGTGGCAAAGTCATCTGACTGGAGCGGTCGTGTTGTTCTGGCCCTTATTGGTGATTTGCATATAAACAGCATCCTAATGGCTATTGATGTATCAGGAGAGGCCCTGTCTCGGGTAATTCATGGTTTATTTCCTGTGCGCAGCGATCCTGTCCCTCAACTGTCTGAGTCATTGACCCCAGCAAAAAGCAACCCGGCATTAGCAAGGGTCAAACAGGCTGACTTTGCACTGTGCGGTAAggatgtgttgctgtgtgtaaaCTACTTAAACTACATCGCACAGACTTTGGGGGCAATCACATTCTATTGAGGAGGTTCAACTAGATCACCTGTAGTTTAAAAATGCATTAAGACACACCTTACACTTACCTTACCTTACACTCTAATGGTCactatatacagctctggaaaaaattgagaccactgcaaatgtttctgatgtcatcctatggttgctaagtgacattcaaatgagttgatggtcatattcaaatgtgcagtggtcacTTACTACAACCAGTTTGGCAGGTGTGGTGGAGCAGTGGAAACGTCAGCAACTGACAATTGCAAGTTCATTGCAAGTTCATATCGCTTAGACATTTAACTTTGACTCTAACTTTATGGTCATGTCTGTCTGTTATGTGCAACACATGCAGTTTACATTGGCTATCATCTCACTCACATGCCTGTAGAGGTCACATAGGAAGGGACTGAACTGCATTCTATTACCAGAAGATTCCTTTCGCATCAACTTAGTATGAATCAtctttaaacatttacagtACAGCATAATAGAAAACATGGGCATATGACATGAAGATACTCAACAATGTGTGAGCGTGAAGGCACAGTTATATATTAATGCTGAAAAATGCTATTCACTAAATATTATTTCTCTGTGACCTAAAAGGTAGAAAAAGTTTTTTTATGTTCTGGCATAGTCATTGTGTATTTAGAGTTCTGTGTCAGCCTCTCAGAGCAGTGTGACTATCCTTCCTGCTGTCAAACTTCGTAGGGGGCCaaaataacatgtttgtaggcctactttcttgCATGGAAGATCACCTTTCCATACCCACTGGCTATGCATTATTTACAGCCGAGGGAGGGCCCGTGTTAGCATCACAAGAAGTTTCTTTTTATGAGATGCCAAGGCAAGCTCCTTCATACCTCCACACCTGTGATTCTGTTGGGCCATGAAAGCTACACACTGCAATACAAATCAGCCTGACAATCATACATGTTACATTTCAGAGTAGGGGAATATTGTGTAACTCCAATATATGAAGCCAGGCTAATGTGCAGCATTGTGGGGTGGAGGTGAGTATGGTGTGCCAGCTATCAGCTTGTACTGACAGCTGCATGCCGGCATGCAGGGCTGCTCAGAGAATGCTTATTATTACAGTCAGACATCTTCCCAAGTGCAGAGGGAAACCAAACGATGGATGAGTGATGTTTAAACCAAAAATACATTCATTTGAAACAGGGCCCTACACACACCCCTTAATGGGATATGGACACACTGGGAAAACTAAGTGTGATATAATGTAGTCACAAAATGCACTCAGTAACAAATGACTCATGAATTCATTGCTTTGCTAATTTTACTACAGTTTTCATAAATTAATTGATACAATGAAAATCATTATATCTGTGAGAAGCTTCAACTTACTACATCAATCATTTTTCTGTGTGAAACAAGTTTAGTAGGACTGGTCCAATGCACCATGAGGACCTGACAGCTGAGCCTGACAACACTTTTACTATTCTATTCTAAGTCTTGATTTGGACAGATAGTTTGTAGGGCCATTACTGGGGCTTTCATAATAAATCAATTTTGATGGCAGCTCAACTCTACAGTGTACTTGAAATGTGAAATATGTGTaactatgtgtgcgtgtgagttaATTTAGCATTTGGTATCAACAGCATTTAAATCATCATGTAAAACCATGTtgtacaataaaaaataaaaataaatgcctACCAGTTCTGAAAATGATGGAAGACTAAATGTTgaaaaattatatatttttgttttgctaataCATAAAAAAGAGCATATAAAAAGAGTAATATAAAGAAGATACAAATGAAGCCATGCACAAATTGGTAGTTGCTCTTTCATTTTCAGCATATTTAACTGAATCCACCAGAGTGCGACGAGGCATCATTAGTCCTATTTACACTTTGATATTTCAAACGAAAAAGCTGTCCCTTTCATATTCTCTACTTGAATCCTAACATTAAAACAGATCAAAAGGCCTGAACTTGCAAAGAGTTTACCTTAAAAGGCAGACATGTTGTGGCTCTAGGGTTGTGGGGAGGGGTGCGGGCCGTGGCTTGAGAGAGCACAAGTTGAGAAATGCTTTCAAAAAGGCTTAGTTAATTATCCCAGTTCTGTGATggctaaattaaaaaaaatgatgttAATATCATAATCCCCTTGCGAAGGAGAAATATGTGAaaaagactgaaagaaagaacgaaaggatccaaagataaaaaaaagagcAAAGCAAAAGGTTAATTCTCTGACTCTGGCATCACAAGCACCACCACTGCCATGGATTTGGTCAAATAGTTAGTGTGGGAAGTAAAATGGGGTAAGTACACAAGAGAAATATAGTAAGCATGGTTTACCAAATTTATCATACAATTCTTTatattttattctttatttcAAGGATAGCCCCTTGAGATGAACCATCTCATTTTGAGGGGGTCCTTAATATTAAACATGATGGCATACCGTTGCAAAGAAAATGAGCACAGATCTGTGGAATTTGCAGACCGTGTCTGCACTCCTTCCAAAGTTAGACCTTCAGCTCTTCCATACCTGAAAGTCCATGAATGCAGAGAGTAGGTGAAGACTCACAAATCAGCTCAGACCACCCCAGGGAGCCATGCTATCCTTTTTTGGGaaagtcttttttttctttttatttatttatatctgTGACTGACAGCTGTTTGGGATGTGAGTGGGGAGGCCCGCTCGGCCAAAGCACAGTCTCGCTTGGAATGCCTATAAATATTTTATATGGCTGCAACCCATGCCAGAGGCGCTCACACAATTGTCCAAGGAGGCCTAGCTGTTTTGTATTAATGTAATCTGATTAATGAATAACAGCTGGCAACTTCTCAATCCTCTGGTTTTTTGGCAGAGTGATGGACAATGGCATGGCGCCAAGGAGGATTGAACACAGTCTGACAACCTGATGAGATAAAATAATGAAAGGAGAATGTGCTCTGTCATGATCACACGGTACACACAtagcaacacacaacacatagcaAATCAACTCACTCTCTAATctgcatgtgttcatgtgtgccaCATTAATGCCATTTGCAATGCACTACCTTAGCTTGCAAAAGACCCTAAAACATTCTTCGGTCACATGTTGGGCATGCTGTACATGATTATTTGTACTGTAGTTGTATATCACTGAAGTGCCTGCAGCTTTGTCAGAACCCACTAGGCCTACCTGTGCCTACTGTTGTACTTTGACAAGGAAGCCATTCAAGtagttgtatttgtattttcttgATAACATTACGGTAAGTAAAAATGAATAGAAATACATTTGCACAAGCTCACAATTGTACTATTTTCTAGGCTGtgcattattttattattgtggACTGGtgaaataataaaacatttcaCCGTCAATGATACAAAAACGTGCAGCCATGGATATTTCTTTTCAACCTGAGAAATGTCCCATCTTAGAGTTCAACAAAGATTGAAATGATAGACCATCTAGACCACTCCCCAGCTCATGAACACAAGGGCTGGCAATGTGATGCAATGTAATTCATAATGTGATAAATGGCATGTACCAATATGTCACATAATGACATCAGAggtaaccttttttttttttttttttttttcagaaatgaATTtggagaaaacaaaagaaatacaACAATCGAAAAAAAGACATCCAAACACAATTTTATGTCTTCCGTAAGAAATTATCCAGTTGAAACTTATGTTAACCTACTCTCCTAGTGAAAAATAAGTACATGTCTATCTGGCTATATGGATCTCAACCCTTTCTTGTTTTCCTTGTTTGGCTTTCAAATCTATTTCAGTTAATTAACTCCCTGTTCCCTTCAGCATTAAGTATGATTGACCGGTGAGACCCACTGCTAGATGTGtatgataaaaaaataattaataaataaaattatgGTTTTCTTTTATTAGCCAAAGcatgactgaaataaaaaacatggCATATGAAATCAACTCTTCAGGCAGATTGCTTCATACAGTATATCGGAGATTATTCTGAATCCCTATCATAGTATCATGCTCTTGAGCAAACTCAAGTATTCACAATGCATCAATTGTGCCACACCTGTTAAACATAGAGTCCCTTAAGGCGTTGGGACATTTGCATTCCCTTATGGGGTTTTTAGTATTATTCCATTACAATAGTTTTATGTTCCCTCACATTAGGTTTTTTCATAGTATAATACAAACTAATAAACAGGATCTCTCCTTTTTTCACAGTTTCTGATCCAGTTCCTAATCTACACACAACACCAACAACTTGAATTTGCTCATTCAAAGGAAATGATTTCACACTGTGGACCACCATTCATGATTTGAGCTCGTGGCAGGCACATCAGAGAAGAACACCACATCAGCCCTTCATTTTAGTCACTGTATCAATCTCCTGATGGCAACGTAAGCAGATGAGTCTTTCATTATTGATCAAACCAAACATTTCCAGCAGTCTCACCACCACGGCCCTCCACACCCAGCAGTTATCTGGGGGTTCAAAGGAGTGAAGAGGCTCAAAGGGACCTGAGCCAAGCtgctgtatttatgtatttaggCCAAAAAGACCCATGTCACCATATAGCTCCTGTCCAAACTATCTCTTTGTGGAGACTAATGAGTCGGAAAACAACACTCCATACTTTTTTACAGAGCACACCAGATTGACCATACACACAGCCTGAGTCCTGGTCCAGACGGGTATGCCTTAGGCTGCTGACTCACAAACTATCTTTTTAAAGTGAAGACTTGCACTCTTTATTTATGTGAAAACCAAGATTGGTTCTCTGGCTGAGCAAGGCCACATTTGGCATGATGTCAAACAGAACATGCTGGACTTATTTACAGACTGGGTTGTTTACAGCACTGCATAGTACATTACATAGTTTAAACAAGCAGGTGATGGCCTTCATTTATTGCGCAGCAAGAAGCCCTGCTGAGGACCACAGACCTTACcataagcaaagcaaagcaaacaaAGCAAAGATGTGTTAAAGCTGATGACCACATATTATATTTAGATCAATGTACAAACCAACCTATATCAAAGTAGCAACACAATACGTTCATTGATCAACCATTGATTAACCTTTAACTATAAACAACCAACAAGTAAGTACtccattttttgatgtgaaaaatTGTGAGAAGTCTGTCTTGTAGTGTGTTAATTACCTATCATTTGACTTCATGAGGTAGATTTATTTTTGAGTCATGAAACAGGTCTACCAATAAATGATGCTCTCTGAGGTTGAGCTCATGCAATTGAAAGCTCACTGCAGCCATCTAGTGGAGTCATTATATTATAACAACAGCAGCAGATTCACAGAACAGAACAACATATCTTATCACAAAACTTATCTAAAAAAAACAGTCAAAAGATTTTTACCTGTCATCATGATTCCCACATTGTTCAGTGGTTCCAAGATTAGTGTTTCATTTTTTTATCCAACATCATACACATTTCAGATTGTTAGTCTGCTGGCTTCTTTTTATTGTCAGGTTGAAAACACAATGACCGAGACATTCAGAGTAGCTGACTACAAGACTAAACCAAGGAAAGAGGACCTTATAGAAGTGGCAGTATTAGCACATAACGGCATCTCCAATTTGAAAATATCCCCATCACTGACGTACCATTCTAATGATGATCTTGCTGCTTTGAATGTTCAAAAAACATAAAGTCCTGAAAGGCAAAACAGGAAATATTTAAAACTGAAAGCAACAAATGCAAGTAACAAAATATATGCACGCTATGTTCATATGTAATTAATGAaacatacagtgtgtgtttgtccatgttTGCTTGCTTCGTGTTTGTGAAGACTACCATATATACTCAATGATAAACTGTTTAGGAATGGTCATCTACTTACTATGAGAAAACAAGCTCCCAATATGGTGGCTTTCATTTTCACATCCATATCCATTGGAAACTTCACCCCAAAGTTGTCAGCATCTGTATACATCTCattcccaaagccagaccactGCTTAGAAATATGACCAACGACTGAAGTCTCATCCAGTGAtttgatctgattttttttttttttacaagatAGAAAATTATTAGTATGAACTACTAAGGTGTATAAAACAGCATTGTATTTACTAAGCTATATAGAAACAGCTTCCAATGTGAGTTACAAGAAGTCAACATGATTTGTGTGAGGATATATTGTGTTTCTAAGTGTTTGCTTTCCTCAGTCACCTTGCTGATGAGCAGTGTTTTACCTCAAAGTTCACATCAGAGAAACACTTGCAGTCACAGAAAGGCCCAGTAATTCTCAGCACAGAATTTCTTCGCTCATCCTGAATGGTGAACTTGGGAATATACGGGTGCCAATTCTGTGTGACATATCCAATAGGGTTTCCTGGGGGAGACTGTACTTCCAGCTAAATAACACAACAGTGAAAGCAAGAGATTAATTCCAACAATTCATGTTAATTCATACTTAAAGTGAAAATAAACCGCCAGGCTCAAAACAGCCTTCTTAGGTAGCTGAATTAAGTTAATGTAAGTACTGTAGTGTGATACTATTCTTCACTTGTCACACATTAGTATAGAAACATTGTGTACCTACAGTGGACTGCTGTGCTTTGTACACTGGACAGCTGTGCTTTGTCCTACCCAGAGCAATCatttacatacatatacatacttaTCTTACTTATCATACGTATCTTGCCGTAAATTTATTTGCTGACTGCAACAATTTTAAacagcaccaccaccaacaacaacaacaacaacaacaacaacaaaagcatGGAATCAGCTTACCTCTTGGAGGCAGCAAGGGAAGCAGCAGGCGCTGCATTTGAGAGGCCTTGTCACAGACATGACAGTCTGGCCCATGTTGTCCTGAATGTGGATGGCGAATGATCGCATCGGCCCGCAGCACTGCAGGGTGAGGCAGTCGTTTTCCTCAGCAGCAAAAAACACCTGCTGTCCCAGACTATTCTTCACCAAGTACTTGTTGTTTGTTTCAAAACCCATCATCACTGTAATTATAATGTGCAATTTGTATAACAGCTTGGGAACACCTTAATTTAACCTTGTGCATGGTCCGTTGTAATAAGTAGCATGCAATTCATGTCTACTTTGGAAATACATATCTTGTTTTTACCACACATAGGCCTGCAAATGATTTCAGTCCTGCACCATACTTGATTAATATTTTAGAGACTTGCATAATTGATAAACCTTtacttgaattttgtttttgATTTGACAATGTCCCACATGCCATCCTAAAAACACAACTTCAGCCTCATGTTTAGTTCAATGTTTTCGTGTCTACAGTACTTTCAGTAAACATACCTTCCATCAGCTCCATCTGCTGGTGAACAAGAAGCTGGTCAATCTGTGAGATGGAGGAACACAGTACTGCCAATTACATCAGTTGCTTTTTAGTTGTTAGTCAGTGATGGTACAAAGAATGGATGAACTCTTACTTCGTCTTATGGACTAATACCACTGTGGTTGGTGCTGTACAATATGGTGATTTTTAAACATTGTCTAAGCAGCCATCTTACTTGAATGAGATACTCTAACCCTGGTGGGCAGTCTGGTGGTCTCCCAGGAGCAGGCATTGGCATTTCCACTGGCATCTGAGGAGGGTACTGTGGGTGCACTGGAGATGGCATGTGAACTGGCATTTGAAATGGCATATACCCTAAAAGAAAGGCATAAGTATGGCTCATGAATATACATCCACAACAGTTACACAACAGTAAGACTGAGACAGCCAGTTATACATGTGACGGGTCATACTGACAATAACTCTGTCTACAAATGTTGTCACTGGCAACTACCTGGTGGCATTGGGACTTGACCATATGGAGGAGAAGGGTAGACAGCACCAGGTGGAAGGTTGATGGCGTAAGCTAGACAAACAACCATGAAAAAATATATCCTGGACAATTCAGCCAAATGAGCAAAACTATTTGTGGAAAGTGGACTAGCAAAGGTATGGCATGTAATGTTTGACAGTCTATTCAAGTCACTTTTATAGGGGAGGCTCACCTGGGGGCTGAGATGGGAAGGGTGCACTACCTGCAGGCACACCCTGCTGGTCTGGGGTTACAGCAGACTTCATTAAAGATGAATGCAGATGGAAACAGCTGACAGTTGTGCCTGTGTGAATATATCAAAACAGTGCTAATCTGAAACAACTTGGAGCATCAAGGGTTCTGTGCTAAAAACTAGTTATTGAAATGATAACTGCTGAGTAAGTACTGAAAGCAACAGTTTTGTATATCTATCCTGGATTAataagaaaagacaaaaaacaaccTGCACATACACAAGCTGCACAGCCACAGTAGACAGTTTTTATCTAGCGTTGAAGTCTTT of Alosa sapidissima isolate fAloSap1 chromosome 1, fAloSap1.pri, whole genome shotgun sequence contains these proteins:
- the LOC121708129 gene encoding phospholipid scramblase 2-like isoform X2 encodes the protein MVVCLAYAINLPPGAVYPSPPYGQVPMPPGYMPFQMPVHMPSPVHPQYPPQMPVEMPMPAPGRPPDCPPGLEYLIQIDQLLVHQQMELMEVMMGFETNNKYLVKNSLGQQVFFAAEENDCLTLQCCGPMRSFAIHIQDNMGQTVMSVTRPLKCSACCFPCCLQELEVQSPPGNPIGYVTQNWHPYIPKFTIQDERRNSVLRITGPFCDCKCFSDVNFEIKSLDETSVVGHISKQWSGFGNEMYTDADNFGVKFPMDMDVKMKATILGACFLIDFMFFEHSKQQDHH
- the LOC121708129 gene encoding phospholipid scramblase 2-like isoform X1 encodes the protein MKSAVTPDQQGVPAGSAPFPSQPPAYAINLPPGAVYPSPPYGQVPMPPGYMPFQMPVHMPSPVHPQYPPQMPVEMPMPAPGRPPDCPPGLEYLIQIDQLLVHQQMELMEVMMGFETNNKYLVKNSLGQQVFFAAEENDCLTLQCCGPMRSFAIHIQDNMGQTVMSVTRPLKCSACCFPCCLQELEVQSPPGNPIGYVTQNWHPYIPKFTIQDERRNSVLRITGPFCDCKCFSDVNFEIKSLDETSVVGHISKQWSGFGNEMYTDADNFGVKFPMDMDVKMKATILGACFLIDFMFFEHSKQQDHH